A single region of the Cyanobacteria bacterium FACHB-DQ100 genome encodes:
- a CDS encoding DUF87 domain-containing protein: protein MSLKPASNPMSVVGTVKGPGENGNQYVFITSDNRHVRIGEYVYYEVREAGAVRKILGKISDRRLIDHLPDRIFADTEISPEAIAALVGFTYDNPEIYEVSVDVIGYFDPSLGFMNPRKSPDPGAKVVLADDAMLQQILNRRQPQTVGSAHIGSLLLREMGAVPIALDVKELVSTHMAILAGTGSGKSYTAGVLIEELLLPHNRAAVLIFDPHGEYGTLAEMRGHPAFEAADGYSPKVKVMTPEEVRIRISSLDYYDILALLPEMSDRQQAMLSKAFRILQRHKRGDYRWGIQDLIAAVREADVQVDDDGNEKTGSSAPALEWKLEKIERSSYFHTLEHTVSPKELFEPGQVTVLQMNEISQEEQQVICAAVLRQVNHARMSTEKELISPQDENFLPYPVFILIEEAHRFAPAHEPSRCKSVLRTILSEGRKFGVGMGLITQRPGKLDADVLSQCMSQFLMRIVNPVDQESLKYGVEAAGRDLLKELPALTKGQIIISGACVNTPVLCKVRQRLTKHGGETLDAPALWQKHFESHRIQERQIELAPVAVPRRSQTVRGRSID, encoded by the coding sequence ATGAGCCTTAAGCCTGCTTCAAACCCGATGAGCGTTGTAGGTACAGTCAAGGGACCCGGTGAGAACGGCAACCAGTACGTTTTCATCACTTCTGATAATCGCCATGTCCGAATCGGTGAATATGTCTATTACGAAGTTCGCGAGGCGGGAGCAGTCCGTAAGATCTTGGGGAAAATCTCCGATCGCCGGCTGATCGACCATTTGCCCGACCGCATTTTTGCGGATACCGAGATTAGCCCAGAGGCGATCGCGGCTTTGGTCGGATTTACCTACGACAACCCAGAGATTTATGAAGTGAGCGTGGATGTGATCGGATATTTCGATCCATCGCTTGGCTTTATGAATCCGCGAAAAAGTCCTGACCCCGGTGCAAAAGTGGTGTTGGCAGACGATGCCATGTTGCAGCAAATTCTCAATCGTCGGCAACCGCAAACGGTGGGATCAGCGCATATTGGGTCGCTGCTGCTGCGGGAAATGGGGGCAGTGCCGATCGCGCTTGATGTGAAAGAGCTTGTCAGTACCCATATGGCAATTCTGGCAGGAACAGGATCAGGAAAGTCTTATACAGCAGGCGTTTTAATCGAAGAGCTGCTGTTACCGCACAATCGCGCTGCGGTTTTGATTTTTGATCCTCACGGAGAGTACGGAACCCTAGCAGAAATGCGGGGACATCCTGCGTTTGAGGCGGCAGATGGATACTCGCCAAAAGTCAAAGTCATGACTCCAGAGGAGGTGAGAATCCGCATCTCTTCGCTCGATTATTACGATATTTTGGCGCTGCTGCCGGAAATGAGCGATCGACAACAAGCGATGCTGAGTAAAGCATTTCGGATTTTGCAACGTCACAAGCGCGGCGACTATCGCTGGGGAATTCAGGACTTGATTGCCGCCGTGCGAGAGGCGGATGTCCAAGTGGATGACGACGGCAACGAGAAAACCGGATCGTCGGCTCCCGCGCTGGAGTGGAAATTAGAGAAGATTGAGCGATCGAGCTACTTTCATACGCTAGAGCATACGGTTAGCCCAAAGGAGCTATTTGAACCGGGACAAGTCACAGTTCTTCAAATGAACGAGATTAGCCAAGAAGAACAACAGGTCATTTGTGCAGCCGTGCTGCGGCAAGTAAATCACGCTCGAATGAGTACCGAGAAAGAGCTAATTTCACCTCAAGATGAAAATTTCTTACCTTATCCCGTGTTTATCCTGATTGAAGAAGCGCATCGTTTTGCGCCTGCCCATGAACCGTCTCGCTGTAAATCAGTGCTACGAACGATTTTGAGCGAAGGGCGGAAGTTTGGGGTAGGCATGGGATTGATTACACAGCGCCCCGGAAAACTGGATGCGGATGTGCTATCCCAGTGCATGAGCCAGTTTTTGATGCGAATTGTGAATCCGGTCGATCAAGAAAGCTTGAAATATGGTGTAGAAGCAGCGGGAAGAGATTTACTCAAAGAATTACCCGCCTTGACCAAGGGACAGATTATTATTTCTGGAGCTTGTGTGAATACGCCTGTGTTATGTAAAGTTCGCCAGCGTTTAACCAAGCACGGCGGGGAAACCTTAGATGCTCCGGCACTTTGGCAAAAGCACTTTGAGAGCCATCGGATTCAAGAACGTCAAATCGAGCTTGCTCCCGTTGCGGTTCCGCGTCGATCGCAGACTGTTCGCGGTAGAAGCATTGATTAA
- a CDS encoding histidine phosphatase family protein, with protein MSKVLKLLFIRHAQSIGNIQKRMQGHGDYELSPLGRQQCEKLAKHLRAESWRPSHVYSSPLKRAAQTTEILLSYFQEPHLPAAVSDLIDSDLESPIEDEPTPRKIPLEYAEELKEFQNGIFQGLTWAEAQSRYPDLCRKLETSPDWIPIPEAETLHDARDRAHRFIARIMQRHRDGDQLWIVSHSWILQHLIAQLLGSDRSWRLRAHNTALFEFWVDRSRWELQNQNRFNTDLWQIRRFNDSRHLH; from the coding sequence ATGTCTAAAGTCCTCAAACTCCTTTTTATCCGTCACGCCCAGTCGATCGGCAATATCCAAAAACGAATGCAAGGTCACGGCGATTACGAATTATCTCCCCTTGGTCGCCAACAGTGCGAAAAACTCGCGAAACACCTGCGCGCTGAGTCTTGGCGACCTTCCCACGTTTACTCTAGTCCCCTCAAACGCGCTGCCCAAACGACTGAAATTCTGCTGTCTTATTTTCAAGAACCGCATCTACCTGCTGCAGTGAGCGATTTGATCGATTCCGATTTAGAAAGCCCGATTGAAGATGAACCCACCCCACGAAAAATCCCGCTTGAATATGCCGAAGAATTAAAAGAATTTCAGAACGGAATTTTTCAAGGATTAACCTGGGCAGAAGCGCAATCTCGCTATCCCGATCTTTGCCGAAAATTAGAAACTTCTCCCGATTGGATTCCGATCCCCGAAGCCGAAACCCTACATGATGCTCGCGATCGTGCCCATCGATTTATCGCTCGAATTATGCAGCGCCACCGCGACGGAGACCAACTTTGGATTGTGAGCCACAGTTGGATTTTGCAACATTTAATCGCTCAATTACTCGGAAGCGATAGATCCTGGAGATTACGCGCCCACAATACTGCCCTGTTTGAATTCTGGGTTGATCGATCGCGTTGGGAACTGCAAAATCAAAATCGTTTCAATACCGATCTGTGGCAGATTCGTAGATTCAATGATTCTCGGCATTTACATTAA
- a CDS encoding NAD(P)H-quinone oxidoreductase subunit M, whose protein sequence is MLLKSTTRHIHIFSAEVQNNELIESDKVLTLDVDPDNELVWNQDALQKVYSKFDELVESYSGQALTDYNLRRIGSDLEHLVRALLQKGEISYNLESRVLNYSMGLPQVKPE, encoded by the coding sequence ATGTTACTCAAATCTACGACTCGCCACATTCATATTTTCTCGGCAGAAGTACAAAATAATGAGTTGATCGAAAGTGATAAGGTTCTGACGCTGGATGTTGATCCAGATAATGAATTGGTCTGGAACCAAGATGCGCTGCAAAAGGTGTATAGCAAGTTTGATGAGTTGGTTGAGTCTTACAGTGGTCAAGCACTGACAGACTACAACCTGCGACGAATCGGGTCGGATTTGGAGCATTTGGTGCGAGCGCTGCTTCAGAAGGGTGAGATTTCTTACAACCTAGAGAGTCGGGTTTTGAACTATAGTATGGGATTGCCGCAGGTGAAACCGGAGTAG
- a CDS encoding cytochrome P450 — MTLPPGLRSPALVQTLSLVADPIAFFDRASARYGDTFTTRVLGLNSPPVVFLSNPDAIQAVFTTLADAFEFGKVTHVFRPLVGNESLIMQEGARHQRQRQLLMPALHREQLHSQGHLICQLTQKRMIEWSVGETIAIRSEMSEISLQVILQVVFGLVPGVRYERLKQLLAQLLEAITSPLYSTQFFFPMLQQNLGRWSPWGQFLEQMAQIDELIYAEIVDRRSQSLQNRTDILSVLMMARDEQGESMSDQELRDQLMTLLLLGHETTASGLTWAFYWLHRNQESLDRLRQELESLGENPDPVALSQAPYLTAVCKEALRVYPIALISQPRKVKRTIEIEGYTYEPGTILIPCIYLAHRREKTYEHADQFNPDRFINQKFSAYEYLPFGGGSRSCVGMALSMFEMKLVLATVLSWYDFETTLARSVHPARRGITFVPPDTFRLKVVRDRAIIPELLHNP, encoded by the coding sequence ATGACGTTGCCGCCCGGATTGCGTTCTCCTGCTCTTGTTCAAACTCTATCGCTTGTCGCTGATCCGATCGCGTTTTTCGATCGTGCGTCAGCCCGATATGGGGATACCTTTACCACGCGAGTTTTGGGTCTGAATTCCCCGCCTGTGGTCTTTCTCAGCAATCCTGATGCGATTCAAGCAGTATTTACGACACTGGCAGATGCGTTTGAGTTTGGTAAGGTCACGCACGTTTTTCGACCGTTGGTGGGCAATGAGTCGCTGATTATGCAGGAAGGTGCGCGGCATCAGCGACAGAGACAGTTATTGATGCCTGCATTGCATCGGGAGCAACTGCACAGTCAGGGACACTTGATTTGTCAGTTGACGCAGAAACGCATGATCGAGTGGAGCGTGGGAGAGACGATCGCCATTCGCTCTGAAATGTCGGAAATCTCGCTGCAAGTGATTCTTCAAGTTGTGTTTGGTTTAGTGCCCGGAGTGCGCTACGAGCGTTTGAAGCAGCTCCTCGCGCAATTGTTAGAAGCCATCACATCGCCGCTCTATTCAACGCAATTCTTTTTCCCGATGCTTCAGCAAAATTTGGGGCGCTGGAGTCCTTGGGGACAGTTTTTAGAGCAAATGGCGCAGATTGATGAGTTGATCTATGCGGAGATTGTCGATCGACGGTCGCAATCGCTGCAAAATCGTACCGATATTCTCTCGGTGCTGATGATGGCGCGAGATGAACAGGGCGAATCGATGAGCGATCAGGAATTGCGCGATCAGTTGATGACTCTGTTGCTCTTGGGACATGAAACCACGGCATCGGGTTTAACGTGGGCGTTTTATTGGTTGCATCGGAATCAAGAATCGCTCGATCGCTTGCGTCAAGAATTAGAAAGCTTGGGCGAAAATCCTGATCCGGTCGCACTTTCACAAGCGCCTTATCTCACCGCAGTTTGTAAGGAAGCGCTGCGGGTTTATCCGATCGCGCTGATCTCACAGCCGCGTAAGGTGAAACGAACGATCGAGATTGAAGGTTATACCTACGAGCCGGGAACGATTCTGATTCCGTGTATTTATCTGGCGCATCGGCGCGAGAAAACCTACGAACACGCGGATCAATTTAATCCCGATCGCTTCATCAATCAGAAGTTCTCGGCGTATGAATATTTGCCGTTTGGGGGTGGGAGTCGCAGTTGTGTGGGAATGGCGCTGTCGATGTTTGAGATGAAGCTGGTGCTGGCAACGGTGCTCTCTTGGTACGACTTTGAAACGACGCTCGCTCGCTCAGTTCATCCAGCGCGGCGAGGAATTACTTTCGTGCCACCCGATACGTTTCGGCTGAAAGTGGTGCGCGATCGGGCAATAATCCCCGAATTGCTTCACAATCCGTAA
- a CDS encoding isochorismate synthase, with translation MPAIQYQLQSQLDPQGLYQFLLRCKQSISRTVNSCIASISLSVEEIDLLAVLEALVKPDQKHFYLENTQAVLAFDPVLEFQAEGGDRFTQVKRFIQATLDQTHQIGALDTEFAGAHFFCNFSFFEQTADPLFPAANVFLPRWQISRAQDRSTITANLKISETSDLETTVEQTFQTIQRIRSIKHNVIRLAIDTPKPFFKRQSVSHPGHYQKSVAAALKLIQQERFNKIVLADALDVISPLPFNLVGSLSNLRSRYPNCYIFSASNGKNAAFIGASPERLVKIQHDRLLTEALAGSAPRGKTRAEDARLAAALLNSQKEKREHQVVIDSIAQHLRNLNLTPQFSPPRLLQLPNIQHLQTPIRAVIKSDVHLLDAVAELHPTPAVAGAPKLIACEHLRSFEAFERSWYAAPIGWIDAQGNGEFAVGIRSCILQGNRARLFAGAGIVSGSDPEKEFAEVQLKLKALLNALV, from the coding sequence ATGCCTGCGATCCAGTATCAGCTTCAGTCACAGCTTGATCCTCAAGGTCTCTATCAGTTTCTTCTCAGGTGTAAACAATCTATCTCTCGAACGGTTAATTCTTGCATTGCCAGCATTTCTTTGAGTGTTGAAGAGATTGATCTGCTTGCGGTTCTAGAAGCATTGGTCAAGCCGGATCAAAAGCATTTTTATCTTGAGAACACACAAGCAGTTTTAGCATTTGATCCGGTTTTAGAATTTCAGGCTGAAGGAGGAGATCGATTCACCCAAGTTAAAAGATTCATCCAAGCGACGTTAGATCAAACTCATCAAATTGGAGCGCTCGATACCGAATTTGCTGGAGCGCATTTTTTTTGTAACTTCTCTTTTTTCGAGCAAACAGCCGATCCATTATTTCCAGCAGCGAATGTCTTTCTTCCTAGATGGCAAATTTCGCGCGCTCAGGATCGATCGACGATCACAGCAAATCTAAAAATTTCAGAGACTTCCGACTTAGAAACAACCGTAGAGCAAACGTTTCAAACCATTCAGAGAATTCGATCGATTAAACATAATGTGATTCGCTTGGCGATTGATACACCGAAACCTTTTTTCAAACGGCAATCCGTTTCGCATCCTGGGCACTATCAAAAATCTGTTGCCGCAGCGTTAAAACTGATTCAGCAAGAGCGATTTAACAAAATTGTTTTAGCTGATGCTTTGGATGTCATCTCGCCATTACCGTTTAATTTAGTTGGATCGCTGAGTAACTTACGATCGCGCTATCCCAACTGCTATATTTTCTCGGCAAGTAACGGAAAAAATGCAGCCTTTATCGGTGCAAGTCCAGAGCGGTTAGTTAAGATTCAGCACGATCGTTTACTCACTGAAGCTTTGGCGGGTTCCGCTCCACGGGGTAAAACTCGCGCTGAAGATGCTCGACTGGCAGCAGCATTACTCAACAGTCAGAAGGAAAAGCGTGAACATCAGGTTGTGATTGATTCGATCGCTCAACACCTTAGAAATTTGAATCTCACACCGCAATTTTCGCCGCCGCGATTGCTGCAACTCCCCAACATTCAGCATTTACAAACCCCAATTCGGGCTGTGATTAAATCTGATGTGCATCTGCTTGATGCAGTCGCAGAACTTCATCCGACACCTGCCGTTGCAGGCGCACCGAAATTGATTGCCTGTGAACATCTACGATCGTTTGAGGCATTCGAGCGATCGTGGTACGCGGCTCCGATCGGTTGGATCGATGCTCAAGGGAACGGTGAATTTGCAGTCGGAATTCGCTCTTGTATCTTGCAGGGGAATCGGGCGCGATTGTTCGCAGGCGCGGGAATTGTGTCAGGATCAGATCCAGAGAAGGAATTCGCTGAAGTTCAACTCAAACTCAAAGCTCTGTTGAATGCCCTTGTATGA
- a CDS encoding Uma2 family endonuclease, which yields MNTPVSQIPPLENGDHLTRAEFERRYAASPHIRKAELIEGVVYVASALRFQSHAEPHSNLNGWLTIYKAFTPGVRLGDNPTVRLDLDNEPQPDLVLFLDQSRGGRVVIDSDDYLAGTPELVIEVAASSAAIDSGSKKRVYRRNGVQEYIIWQSYEKRVDWFQLVEGEYRLMLPDETGIIRSSIFPGLWLSVEALLGGDMITVLETVQAGVRSPEHQAFINRQ from the coding sequence ATGAACACTCCTGTAAGTCAAATTCCGCCGCTTGAGAATGGCGATCACTTAACTCGCGCAGAGTTCGAGCGCCGCTATGCTGCCTCTCCACACATCAGAAAAGCTGAATTAATCGAAGGAGTCGTGTACGTGGCATCAGCGTTACGCTTTCAGTCCCATGCAGAACCTCATAGCAATTTGAATGGTTGGCTGACGATCTATAAGGCATTTACTCCTGGCGTTCGACTTGGAGATAATCCAACTGTTCGACTGGATCTCGATAACGAGCCTCAACCCGATCTAGTTCTGTTTCTTGACCAGAGTCGAGGTGGACGAGTCGTTATTGATAGTGACGATTATCTGGCTGGCACACCTGAATTAGTGATTGAAGTTGCCGCGAGTAGTGCCGCGATCGATAGTGGAAGCAAAAAACGGGTTTATCGCCGGAATGGAGTCCAGGAATATATCATCTGGCAATCCTACGAGAAGCGTGTGGACTGGTTTCAATTGGTTGAAGGTGAATATCGATTGATGCTGCCAGATGAAACAGGGATTATTCGATCAAGCATTTTTCCCGGTTTGTGGCTCAGCGTCGAGGCTTTATTAGGCGGAGATATGATCACCGTATTGGAAACCGTTCAGGCAGGAGTGAGATCGCCAGAACATCAAGCTTTTATTAATCGGCAATGA